Genomic window (Pyramidobacter porci):
CCGTCACTCCAGCACCGACAGCGCCCGTTCCGGCTCCGGCGCGAAAAGCCCCTCGAAACGGAGCTTCAGCCCGTTCTCCGCCAGGAGTTTCCCGAACTCCTCCATCAAAACGCCGCGCCCCGGCGCCAGCCTGACCGATGACACGAAGGGCGCGAGGTCGCGGCCGCTCAGCTCGCCGCCCCACTCGCCGCGGCACGTGTACTTCACGCCGCAGCTGGGGCTGCCGTCGATCCCCAGCACGCCCAAAAGATCGATTTCGCCGTCCTGCGCGTAACAGAGAAGCTGCTCGCACACGGGTTCAAGCATCTCGCGGCAGCGCTTCCTGAAAAAAGGATGGTCGAACTGCTCGTACACGTGCCCCCAGCGCCGCCCCCCGTACGTCAAAAATTCCGGACACGGCAGCTGCAGCAGCTGTACGCCGCGCGTCAGCGCCCGGCGCGCCGTTTTCAGCCGCAGCCGTTCCTCGGCGGAACTTTCGCCGCGGTCGTAACGGCGTACCTTGGCCGCCGTGTTGAGCAGGCAGTGACTGACAACCAGAATTTTCCGCGCCATCGGCGATCCCCCGTTTCCGTCCGCGGTGACCGCGCGGCCGTTTTTCATGCTCCGATCATATCCGAAACAAGAATAAAAACAAGAACATAAATTCATCGACCGCGCGGCGGGGACTTAACGGACTCCGCCGCGAAAACGCGAAGAAAAGCTGAAAAACGTTGAAAGGGGCGCCTGCCTTTTTCTCTGCGGCCGCGGGCGGCGGGGCGGGGGATTTTATATTAATTTTGAAGCATATAGACAAACACCTTGTCGCAGCTACGTCCATGACGACGCATTCTACGTGGAACATCGCAAAGAAGCCCTTCGCTCCCGCTTTTTCCTTCGAACAACGAACGTCGCGGGGGAGCGAACACGCGCCGTTCGCTCCCCCCATGAAAATCCGGCCAAGGCTCCGGACAGTTTTCGATTGACAATTACGCATAAAATAACTAAACTCATGACAATGCGACCGTCTTACAAACAATCCTGACCCCAAAATGACAATTTCAAGAGAGGCCGAAATGGAATCCAAAGTCACCTTATCGAAAAAAGTCGAAACTTATCTGAGGAGCAAGATCCTCAACGGCGAGCTGCTGCCGAACGACAAGATCGTGGAGCTGGACGTGGCCGGGGAAATGGGCGTAAGCCGCGGCCCCGTGCGCGAAGCCCTGAAGACGCTGACGTTCGAAGGGCTTGTGGAGTATCAGACCAACAAGGGCTGCTCGGTCACGACCCTTTCGCCCAAGGACGCTTACGAAATTTTCTTCATGAGGGGGAGCCTTGAAAAGATCGCCCTGGAACGGTGCGGCGGGAAGTGCAGCGACGAGGCTGTCCTGAAAATGGAGATCGCCCTGGCCCAGATGAAAAAGGCCTGCGGGGACGATTCGCTGACCGCGATCATCGCCGCCGACGAGATGTTCCACCGTCAGATCGTGGACATGGGGCGGATGTCGCGCCTGACCAAGATGTGGCAGATGCTCAGCCCTCTCAACGGCGCGATGTTTTTGACCGTCAAGAATTCGCGCAA
Coding sequences:
- a CDS encoding CD3072 family TudS-related putative desulfidase, which codes for MARKILVVSHCLLNTAAKVRRYDRGESSAEERLRLKTARRALTRGVQLLQLPCPEFLTYGGRRWGHVYEQFDHPFFRKRCREMLEPVCEQLLCYAQDGEIDLLGVLGIDGSPSCGVKYTCRGEWGGELSGRDLAPFVSSVRLAPGRGVLMEEFGKLLAENGLKLRFEGLFAPEPERALSVLE
- a CDS encoding GntR family transcriptional regulator, translated to MESKVTLSKKVETYLRSKILNGELLPNDKIVELDVAGEMGVSRGPVREALKTLTFEGLVEYQTNKGCSVTTLSPKDAYEIFFMRGSLEKIALERCGGKCSDEAVLKMEIALAQMKKACGDDSLTAIIAADEMFHRQIVDMGRMSRLTKMWQMLSPLNGAMFLTVKNSRKLGADVFDAPSANKYAVAHKNNYEAHKVILEVLKKGDLKDSCLCLDAHYLIVGEKIYRINLEEEARKAAICNYSAPPR